A genome region from Oryzias latipes chromosome 2, ASM223467v1 includes the following:
- the tmem163 gene encoding transmembrane protein 163, which yields MTEPPPNRTAAAVEPALVNGQSEPTQPQEEQRKAEAEGPGEGFKMDQEMKITDSIEDRGLLESSMRLKPHEAQSFRKKALWVSWASIVATIILAVAAFTVSIMRHSASAFGFAFDAVLDVLSSVIVLWRYSNAAAVHSAHREYIACVILGVVFILSSLCILGKAIHDLATKLLPEVDDFLFSVSIVSGLVCVILAVIKFMLGKVLTSRVLVTDGFNSLVGGVMGFSILISAEVFKHEPKVWYLDGTIGVLMGLIILAYGVKLLLDMIPRVRQTRNYERFE from the exons ATGACCGAACCGCCGCCGAACCGAACCGCCGCCGCCGTGGAGCCCGCGCTGGTGAACGGCCAGAGCGAGCCGACGCAGCCCCAAGAGGAGCAGCGGAAAGCCGAAGCGGAGGGTCCCGGAGAGGGCTTCAAGATGGACCAGGAGATGAAGATCACGGACAGCATAGAGGACCGAG GTCTTCTGGAGAGCAGCATGCGCCTAAAGCCTCACGAAGCCCAGAGCTTCCGCAAGAAAGCCCTGTGGGTGTCGTGGGCGTCCATAGTGGCCACCATCATCCTGGCCGTGGCTGCTTTCA CCGTCTCCATCATGCGCCACAGCGCCTCCGCCTTTGGATTTGCT TTTGATGCTGTGCTGGACGTGCTCTCCTCCGTCATCGTGTTGTGGCGCTACAGCAACGCGGCCGCCGTCCACTCGGCCCACCGCGAGTACAT agCTTGCGTCATCCTGGGAGTGGTTTTCATCCTGTCTTCCCTGTGCATCCTGGGAAAAGCCATCCATGACCTGGCCACCAAACTACTGCCGGAAGTG GATGACTTCCTGTTCAGCGTGTCCATCGTGAGCGGCCTGGTGTGCGTCATCCTGGCGGTGATCAAGTTCATGCTGGGCAAAGTCCTCACCAGCCGAGTCCTGGTCACAGACG GATTTAACTCTCTGGTGGGCGGGGTCATGGGCTTCTCCATCCTCATCAGCGCCGAGGTGTTCAAGCATGAGCCCAAGGTGTGGTACCTGGATGGAACAATAGGAGTCCTCATGGGCCTCATTATCCTCGCCTACGGAGTCAA